The genomic segment TACCATACCTGCTACAGCATCAATGAGGGTCCGCGTATCCACGACGTCCCGTTCATTGAGTTCGTCCGCTTCATGTTGCGCATTAACGCCAGCAACTACTCATTCGAGGCGGGCAATGTACGCCATGAACACGAATACCACCTTTGGGAACAGGTTAAACTGCCGGAAGGGAAACGCCTGATCCCGGGCGTTATCTGCCATGCGAGCAACACCGTGGAGCATCCTGAGCTTATCGCAGAGCGACTGGTTCGTTTCGCGGAACGTGTGGGCCGGGACAACGTGATAGCCAGCGTCGACTGCGGTTTCTCTTCCCAAGCCACCTACCGTACGGAAGTGCATCCGACGGTTATCCGCGAGAAGTTTCGAGCGCTGCGCGCCGGCGCGGCGCTGGCCAGCGAGCGGCTGTGGCGCGATTGATGCCGCGGGCGAGTGTGCCGAGCCGGCCAATAAACGCTGCCCGCGTCAGTTGACACAGCGGGCGGGCATCCTCGCGGCCTCGGCAGCGAAGCGGGCGGGCCGCTTTATGCGCTGACCCGCCCCGCTGGTTCCACTGTCCAACCGGCCGATTAAGGTCCGGCCTTTGTTTCGACCAAGCGGACGCCAGGCCACCTTGCTCGTTACCGTCGCCGCCGGCCCAGGGCGCGGCGTGTCAGGCGACCACCATCGACGATTTGCTATTCACCAGTTCGAATAACACCACGGTACGTGATGGGCAGGTGTAATGGTGGCCGAAATCAAAGGTGTGCTCGCTGATATCATCCGACTGGAAGGTATCGAAGATATGGCGCCAGCCGCGGCCGTGCGCCACCTCCGGCAGGGTGAACACGACGTCTTCGTGCGAGGCGCTGAACAGCTGCAGCACGGTACTTTGTGACCCCACCCGCAGCAACCCCGTCGTCTGTGAACGCCCGTCCAGCAACATACCGATACTTTTTAAGTGAGCATCGCCCCACGTCGCTTCATTCATCTCCTCGCCGCCGGGCTGAAACCAGGTGACATCTTTGATGTTCAGCTTACCGGTGAAGAAGCGGCCGCGGTGCAGGATGGGGAAACGCTTACGCAGCGCGATAAGCCGGTAGGTAAACAGGATAAGCGATTGGCCTTTGTCGTTGATATTCCAATCGACCCAGCTGATTTCGCTGTCCTGGCAATAGCCGTTATTGTTGCCCTGCTGGGTACGGGCAAACTCATCGCCCGCCAGCAGCATCGGCGTGCCCTGGGAAAACATCAGGGTCGCTAGCATATTGCGCATTTGCCGCAATCGCAGCGCATTTATCGCCGGGTCGTCGGTCAAACCTTCCGCGCCATAATTGGCGGAAATATTTTCGCTGTGTCCGTCGCGGTTATCCTCGCCGTTGGCCTCATTATGCTTGTGTTCATAGGAGACGATATCGTTCAGGGTGAAGCCATCATGCGCGGTAATGAAATTGACCGAGGCGTGCGGCTTGCGGCCACGATGATTAAAAATATCGGCCGAGCCCGCCAGACGGGTGGTGAATTCCGCCAGTTGCCCCTCATCGCCGCGCCAGAATTTCCGCACCGAATCACGATAACGATCGTTCCATTCGGCCCAGCCCGGCGGAAAATCGCCTACCTGATATCCGCCCGGGCCGCAGTCCCAGGGTTCCGCTATCAGCTTGCATTGGCTGAGGATAGGATCCTGGCGACAGGTATCCAGAAAGCCGCAGCTTTCGTCAAAACCGTAGCTTTCGCGGCCGAGAATTGTCGCCAAATAGAAACGGAAACCGTCAATTTGCATCTCCGTCGCCCAATAGCGTAGAGAGTCGGTCACCATTTGCAGCACGCGCGGATGACTCAAATTCAGCGTATTGCCGGTACCCGTATCGTTAATGTAATAGCGCTTTTCTTCGGGAAACAGGCGGTAATAGCTGGCGTTGTCGATCCCCTTTAGCGACAATGTCGGCCCCAGCTCATTCCCTTCGGCGGTGTGGTTATACACTACATCCAGAATGACTTCGATGCCGGCGGCGTGCAGGGTGGCAATCATCTTCTTGAATTCGTTAACGGTCGAGGTGGCCATATATTTGGGGTGCGGCGCGAAAAAGCCGAGGGTGTTGTACCCCCAAAAATTGTGTAGCCCTTTCTCCTGTAGATGGCGGTCATCGACGAAGGCGTGGACCGACATCAGTTCAATGGCGGAGACGCCAAGCGTCTTTATATAGTCGACAATTTGCGGCACGCTCAGCGCGGAAAAGGTGCCGCGTAAATGCTCAGGCACCGCCGGATGACGCATGGTATAACCGCGCACGTGCGTTTCATACACGAGGGTTTTTTCCCACGGAATAAAGTTTTTACCGTTGATGGGCCAAGAGAACACCGGATCAATCACCCGGCATTTCGGCATAAACGGCGCGCTGTCGCGCTCGTCCAGGGTCAAATCTTTGTCTTCGCTGGCTATGTCATAGGCAAACAGGGCATCATCCCATTTCAATTCGCCCCAGATTTGTTTCGCGTAGGGGTCGAGCAGCAACTTGGCCGGATTAAAGCGATGCCCCTGCTCCGGCTCAAACGGGCCATGTACCCGGTAACCGTACAGCAGCCCCGGACGCGCGTCAGGCAAATAACCGTGCCATACCTCATCGGTATATTCCGGTAGTTCAATTCGGTCATACTCTTCGCCGTCCTCATTGAACAAGCACAGTTCCACGCGCGTCGCATGAGCGGAAAAAATAGCGAAATTGACCCCAGGCCAGACCCTGTACACGATTCTGTGTAAATGCCTTTTCTCAGAAGTGACCGTCCAGGCGGTCACCGAACTCGATAATAAAGCGGCTCATTGCCATGCGCCAGTCCCTCAAAGGCATTGTCCATTTCTGTGAGGCCGCCTGTATCGCCAGCCACACCACCTTTTTCACTGCGTCGTCGGTCGGGAACACCTTGCGCTTTTTGATGGCATGCCGGATCATGCTGTTTAACGACTCGATGGCGTTGGTCGTGTAGATCACCTTGCGGATGTCCGTTGGGTAGGCAAAGAACGTGGCCAGATTGGCCCAGTTTGCCTGCCAGCTTCGACTTATTTGCGGGTAGCGGATGTCCCAGGCACTGGAGAACGCTTCCAGCGCCTGCAAGCCGGCTTCTTCCGTAGGGGCCTGATAGATAGCTTTCAGGTCGCGGGTGACGGCCTTGAAGTCCTTCCAGGAGACGAACCGCAGGCTGTTGCGCACCATATGTACGATACACAGCTGGAGCCGCGCCTCCGGATACACCGCGTTAATAGCGTCAGGGAAACCTTTCAGCCCGTCTACGCAGGCGATAAGGATATCGTTCAGGCCGCGGTTTTTCAGCTCTGTCAGCACGTTCAGCCAGAACTTTGCGCCTTCATTTTCGGCCAGCCACATACCTAGCAACTCTTTCTGGCCTTCGATGTTGATGCCCAGCGCCAGGAACACAGATTTGTTGATGATGCGGCTGTCCTGCCGGACTTTTAGAACGATACAATCAAGATAAACAATGGGATAGACTGCATCCAGAGGCCGGTTTTGCCATTCGACAACCTGCTCCATGACCGCATCGGTGACCTTTGAGACCAGCGCCGGCGAGACATCGGCGTCATACAGCTCTTTGAACGCGGCGGCGATCTCGCGGGTGGTCATCCCTTTGGCGTACAACGATAAAATCTGGTTATCCATCCCGGTAATCCGGGTCTGGTTCTTCTTCACCAGTTGCGGTTCAAAGGAACCGTCACGATCGCGCGGAGTACGCAGCGCCAGCGGGCCATCGCCAGTGGTAACGGTTTTTGTGGAATAGCCGTTGCGGGCGTTGGTCCCCGGTTTAGGCTGATTTTTATCGTAGCCGAGGTGATGGGTCATTTCGGCATTGAGAGCTGCTTCGACGCTGATTTTTTTCAGCAGCCGATCGAAGTGACTGAGATCTTCAGGGGTTTTGAGATTTTTGGCCAGTTCGTTAGCCAGAGCCTGCAACTGTTTTTCGTCCATAAATTAACCTGTTTTTGATGTTGGATTGAACATATCAAAATCAGGCAAATACACAAATTTCTAAACAGGCTCGTCGGAATCTGCAGAATGCCTTGTACAGGTAATTCAACCCCATATGCCGATAAAGATAATTATGAAAACGCGTGCCAAAATTGCCCGGGCGTCCGGCCAATGACATGCACAGCTGGGTGTCTTTGTTAATCTCCATTGTTGCTCCCTGGTTAAGGATAATCCGCTGTGGCGGCGAAACGTCACGCACGATAATCATTACAGGTTAACCGATTCCGCGAAAAATGAAACCGCACCCCCTTGGCTATCTGCGCCTATGCGTCACGGCGAGACGCCCGCGCGGACGGGGCAGATTATCCGGCGCCGCGGGCGCAGAACCTGCAATTGAGCGCCATCGCCGGCAGTGAGGCGCCACGGTCAAGCTTATGTGGCGGCTCTGGCATAACCTCCAAAGTCGACTACACTCAGAGCTTATATACAGGCCAGGCGCGGTGTCTTAAGTCAGCTGCGGTACCCCATGCGCGGGTGCGGTGTCCCGAGGCGACGCGGTACCCAAGCCTGGATCCGGTATTCCGAGTCGGACGCGGTCTTCTGTGTCAGAACGCATATGACAAATCACTTACGTTTAACGCCGGGCGCAGGCGGCGCCGGCGAAGGTAGACGATGAGGCCGCCGGCATCAGCGACGCCAGGCGCGTTTACGGCGCTAGTATTGTGACGCCGCCGTAGCGCGTCGCCTGTAGCGGGCGTAATTCAAGCGGGCGGTGTGCTTTCACCGACCGCGCCTGCGTCGGCGTTAGCTATGTGCAGATTCCGACGTATCCGATCAGCTGTTCCGGCGACATCCGATCAGTTATTCCGATATTTTCCGATCACCCATTCCAGTGATATTCGCTCACGTGTTCGCTCATCTTCTGACTCGGGTTTAGTCTATTTTTCCTGTGCTGGCTACTCCTTGCTCTTTGCGTAGTGATTCGCCTTTAAGTTCCAGTCTATAGCTGGGGTGTACTAACCGATCGAGTAACGCGTCAGCTGTCGTGGGGTTTTCTATCAGTCCATACCATTTTTTCACCGACAGTTGACTGATCAGGATGCTGCTGCTTTTGTCGTAGCGATCTTCCATCACCTCCAACAGCATCGTTGCCTGCATCGGACTTATTGATTCTAGGCCCACGTCGTCCAAGATCAGTAACTCTATTTTTTCTAACTGCTTAAGCTGTTTTAGATAGGTCACGTCTACCTGACACTGGTGAAGATGGGCTAGCAACCGACCCACTCGCCAGTAACGCACGCTATATTGCTGCCGGCATGCCTGCTCACCAAGCGCACAACTGAACCAGGTTTTGCCCGTACCTGTTGGCCCCGTGATGAGTATGCTTTTCTGATATTTCAGATATTGTCCCCCTAGCAGATCTCGCATCTGTTCCGGTGTCACTCCTCGGCTAGGGATATAGCGGATATCTTCCGGTTTTGCCTGCAAGCGCATTTGCGATTGCCGTCGCAGACGGCATATGTGGTTGTTTTTTCTATGCAAATTTTCCGCTTCTACCATCAGCGACAACCGCTCCTCGAACCCCAGCTCCCCATAACTCCCCGGGAGTTCGCGTTGCGTCTCCAACGCCTGGACCATTGCCGACAACTTCAGCTCTCGCAGAGCCATTAACAGTGTATCCATATTTATTCTCCTTAGTGATAACTGTCCGGACCTCGGAGGTTTTCGTGAACCAGCATTGATACGCCGGCTCCGTCCTGGGTGACCTCACTTTCACGACCGTGTTTCAATACGTTGGCTATGAAAGAGCGGTTAATGCACCCTTTCTCCAACGCCAGCGCGCAGGCCTTCTCCAGTCGCGTCGTCTCATAGCGCCGTTGCAGATTGAGTAGCCCCAGCACGGAGCGGTAAGCCTGCTCCGGATGGGCTTTGCTCTTTTGGATGGACTCGACCACTTTCAGTGTGCACACACCCACCGACAGCGCCCAACTGCACAGCCTTTCCGGCGTCCACTGACTCTGCCCCTTATGGTTAGCCGGCATGTGCGCCGCCTGAGTCGTGTGCCTATAGGCGTTATCGCTGCGAGGGTGCGTAGCCACGCAGACGCCCTTATGGTGGATTTGCACCAGCCGTTGGGTGGCGATGACGTCAACGCGCTCGCCAACCAGCGGATGCGGCACCGAGTACCAGTTTTTGCCGTAGTCTATGTGGTAATCAGGTCCCACTCGGGCAACGAGATACTCACTGTATTCCCATTGTGTGGGCGGTAGAGGCCCAAGAGCCGGTTTGTCCAGCTGCTCGAAGCGTTCAAGGCGACTTTGTCCGCCGTAATGACGCATCGGGCGCAAATTCAACTCATGATTGAGTTCTCGTATCACCTGGTTGAGTTCGGCCAGCGAGTAGAACCTACGTTTACGCAACCGGGCCAAAACCCAGCGTTCTACCAGCTGCACAGTTGATTCTGCCTTCGCCTTGTCTTTCGGTTTTCTCGGGCGCGCCGGTAGCACCACTGTCTCATAGTGATTTACCAGCGCCTGGTAGCTCTGGTTTATGACCGGCTCATAGCGGTCAGGGGTGCTGACAGCGCTGCGCAGATTATCAGGTATCATCAGCTCCGGAACCCCACCCATGAAGTGCAGGCAGCGGCTATTGGCGTTGAGCCACGATGCCATGTCCTGGCCTTCGCAGGCTTCGATATACGCATAGCCTGACACGCCCATGGCAGCGACGAAGATAGCGACCTGGCGTACGCTACCGGTCGCAGGGTTGACGATAGGTACGGTGGGGCCACAGAAGTCGATGAAGAGCTTTTCGCCAGCCTTGTGCTCCATGCGCATGGAACGCCGCTGCTTCTTTTTCCAGTCACGGAACAGTGCACAAAACTGTGAGTAATCGAGGGCATCACCGCCCACGGCGGACTGATATTCCATCCAGAGCAGCTGCTTGGTCATGCCCTTGCGGCTTAACTCGGTATCGATATCAAGCCAGCTGGGTAAGGTATTGATAACTTTTCCGGATTTGCCGGGATAGAGCAGGCGGTCGAGGTCGACGGGGGACAGTTCCGCCGGCAATGGCCAGACCAGGTTAGCTACCGTGAATCGGCCGAGGATATCGTTCACGGTAGTACAGCCTATGCCGAGCGCTGCTGCGATAGTGCGATTCGAGCGACGCTGCTCGAATTTCATACGTAAGACATTAATATAGATGCACATTTCCGTTCTCGCTTTCTTCTTTTTACGTGCCATGCCATGCCCCCGGAAGCTAAAAGTCTCCAGAGTATGGCGGAACAGAAGATGAGCGATCGGACAGAATCGGAATCGCTGATCGGGCGACCGGAATCAGTGATCGGATGAAATCAGAATTAGTGATCGGATGTGACCGGAACCAGCACCAGTCCCTCAAAGGCATTGTCCATTTCTGTGAGGC from the Candidatus Sodalis pierantonius str. SOPE genome contains:
- the glgX gene encoding glycogen debranching protein GlgX, whose product is MYRVWPGVNFAIFSAHATRVELCLFNEDGEEYDRIELPEYTDEVWHGYLPDARPGLLYGYRVHGPFEPEQGHRFNPAKLLLDPYAKQIWGELKWDDALFAYDIASEDKDLTLDERDSAPFMPKCRVIDPVFSWPINGKNFIPWEKTLVYETHVRGYTMRHPAVPEHLRGTFSALSVPQIVDYIKTLGVSAIELMSVHAFVDDRHLQEKGLHNFWGYNTLGFFAPHPKYMATSTVNEFKKMIATLHAAGIEVILDVVYNHTAEGNELGPTLSLKGIDNASYYRLFPEEKRYYINDTGTGNTLNLSHPRVLQMVTDSLRYWATEMQIDGFRFYLATILGRESYGFDESCGFLDTCRQDPILSQCKLIAEPWDCGPGGYQVGDFPPGWAEWNDRYRDSVRKFWRGDEGQLAEFTTRLAGSADIFNHRGRKPHASVNFITAHDGFTLNDIVSYEHKHNEANGEDNRDGHSENISANYGAEGLTDDPAINALRLRQMRNMLATLMFSQGTPMLLAGDEFARTQQGNNNGYCQDSEISWVDWNINDKGQSLILFTYRLIALRKRFPILHRGRFFTGKLNIKDVTWFQPGGEEMNEATWGDAHLKSIGMLLDGRSQTTGLLRVGSQSTVLQLFSASHEDVVFTLPEVAHGRGWRHIFDTFQSDDISEHTFDFGHHYTCPSRTVVLFELVNSKSSMVVA
- a CDS encoding IS256-like element ISSoEn2 family transposase, with protein sequence MDEKQLQALANELAKNLKTPEDLSHFDRLLKKISVEAALNAEMTHHLGYDKNQPKPGTNARNGYSTKTVTTGDGPLALRTPRDRDGSFEPQLVKKNQTRITGMDNQILSLYAKGMTTREIAAAFKELYDADVSPALVSKVTDAVMEQVVEWQNRPLDAVYPIVYLDCIVLKVRQDSRIINKSVFLALGINIEGQKELLGMWLAENEGAKFWLNVLTELKNRGLNDILIACVDGLKGFPDAINAVYPEARLQLCIVHMVRNSLRFVSWKDFKAVTRDLKAIYQAPTEEAGLQALEAFSSAWDIRYPQISRSWQANWANLATFFAYPTDIRKVIYTTNAIESLNSMIRHAIKKRKVFPTDDAVKKVVWLAIQAASQKWTMPLRDWRMAMSRFIIEFGDRLDGHF
- the istB gene encoding IS21-like element ISSoEn3 family helper ATPase IstB, with amino-acid sequence MDTLLMALRELKLSAMVQALETQRELPGSYGELGFEERLSLMVEAENLHRKNNHICRLRRQSQMRLQAKPEDIRYIPSRGVTPEQMRDLLGGQYLKYQKSILITGPTGTGKTWFSCALGEQACRQQYSVRYWRVGRLLAHLHQCQVDVTYLKQLKQLEKIELLILDDVGLESISPMQATMLLEVMEDRYDKSSSILISQLSVKKWYGLIENPTTADALLDRLVHPSYRLELKGESLRKEQGVASTGKID
- the istA gene encoding IS21-like element ISSoEn3 family transposase — its product is MARKKKKARTEMCIYINVLRMKFEQRRSNRTIAAALGIGCTTVNDILGRFTVANLVWPLPAELSPVDLDRLLYPGKSGKVINTLPSWLDIDTELSRKGMTKQLLWMEYQSAVGGDALDYSQFCALFRDWKKKQRRSMRMEHKAGEKLFIDFCGPTVPIVNPATGSVRQVAIFVAAMGVSGYAYIEACEGQDMASWLNANSRCLHFMGGVPELMIPDNLRSAVSTPDRYEPVINQSYQALVNHYETVVLPARPRKPKDKAKAESTVQLVERWVLARLRKRRFYSLAELNQVIRELNHELNLRPMRHYGGQSRLERFEQLDKPALGPLPPTQWEYSEYLVARVGPDYHIDYGKNWYSVPHPLVGERVDVIATQRLVQIHHKGVCVATHPRSDNAYRHTTQAAHMPANHKGQSQWTPERLCSWALSVGVCTLKVVESIQKSKAHPEQAYRSVLGLLNLQRRYETTRLEKACALALEKGCINRSFIANVLKHGRESEVTQDGAGVSMLVHENLRGPDSYH